In Elephas maximus indicus isolate mEleMax1 chromosome 7, mEleMax1 primary haplotype, whole genome shotgun sequence, the following proteins share a genomic window:
- the LOC126079328 gene encoding olfactory receptor 8J2-like, whose amino-acid sequence MAPGNLTWVTEFILMGITDLPELQVPLFFVFLVIYGLTVVGNLGTIILTSVNSRLQTPMYFFLRHLAITNLGNSTTIAPKMLLNFLAKKKTISYYCCAAQLGGFLVFMAAEIFILASMAYDRYVAICNPLLYMVVVSRKICLLLVSLTYLFSLTTALTVSSFVFSVSYCSSNVINHFYCDNIPLLALSCSDTYIPETAVFTFSGINLFFSLIIVLISYLNIVLAILRIQSSEGRQKAFSTCASHMMAVTVFYGTLLFMYLQPRTNHSLDTDKMASVFYTLVIPMVSPLLYSLRNKDVKDALKRFLNNACKSLKLM is encoded by the coding sequence ATGGCTCCAGGGAATCTCACATGGGTGACTGAGTTCATTCTCATGGGAATCACAGACCTTCCTGAGCTCCAGGTTccccttttctttgtcttcctggTGATCTATGGGCTGACTGTGGTAGGGAACTTGGGCACCATCATCCTCACCAGTGTCAACTCCAGACTTCAAACCCCTATGTACTTTTTCCTTCGACATTTGGCTATCACTAATCTTGGCAATTCTACCACCATTGCCCCTAAAATGTTGCTCAATTTTTTGGCTAAGAAGAAAACCATCTCATACTACTGTTGTGCAGCTCAACTAGGTGGATTCTTAGTTTTCATGGCGGCTGAAATTTTCATACTGGCctcaatggcctatgaccgctatgtggccatttgcaacCCCCTGCTCTACATGGTGGTGGTATCTCGGAAGATCTGCCTTCTGCTCGTATCCCTCACATACCTCTTCAGTCTGACCACAGCACTGACTGTCTCTTCCTTTGTGTTCTCTGTGTCATACTGTtcttccaatgtaatcaaccattTTTACTGTGATAACATCCCTTTGCTAGCATTGTCCTGTTCTGATACTTACATTCCAGAAACAGCAGTGTTTACATTTTCAGGTATCAATCTGTTTTTCTCCTTGATAATTGTTCTAATATCGTACTTAAACATTGTTCTCGCCATTTTGAGGATTCAGTCCTCAGAAGGGCGACAAAAAGCTTTTTCCACCTGTGCTTCTCACATGATGGCGGTCACTGTATTCTACGGGACCCTCCTTTTCATGTATTTGCAACCAAGGACCAACCACTCATTAGACACTGATAAAATGGCCTCAGTCTTTTACACCCTAGTGATACCAATGGTGAGTCCCCTCCTTTACAGCCtaaggaacaaggatgtgaaggATGCACTGAAGAGATTCCTTAATAACGCATGCAAATCTCTCAAACTAATGTAA
- the LOC126081195 gene encoding olfactory receptor 5T2-like, translating into MKNDTEVTTFVLKSFTDNRELQIILFFLFLAIYLFTLIGNLGLVVLVIGDSRLHNPMYYFLSVLSILDASYSSSVTPNMLADFMSKNKAISFLGCATQMFLDITFGTTECFLLAAMAYDRYVAIYNPLLYSVDMSPRVYVPLIIASYVSGISHATLHTVATFSLSFCVSNEIRHVLCDIPPLLAISCLDIHINQLLLFYAVSSMEIFAILIVLISYGLILLAILKMHSAEGRQKVFFTCGCHLTGESVYQGTILFMYMRPSSSYALDHDMTASIFYTIVIPMVNPIIYSLRNKDVKEAIRKVFGRNWFINKVYF; encoded by the coding sequence ATGAAAAATGACACAGAAGTCACCACATTTGTACTGAAGAGCTTCACAGACAATCGTGAACTGCAGATcatcttattttttctatttctagcaatCTACCTCTTTACTCTGATTGGAAATTTAGGACTGGTTGTATTGGTCATTGGGGATTCCAGGCTCCACAACCCCATGTACTATTTTCTGAGTGTGTTATCAATCTTGGACGCCTCCTATTCATCATCTGTTACCCCAAATATGTTAGCAGATTTTATGTCAAAGAATAAAGCCATTTCATTCCTTGGATGTGCAACACAAATGTTTCTGGACATAACTTTTGGGACCACAGAATGCTTTCTTTTGGCAGCTATGGCTTATGATCGCTATGTAGCCATCTACAACCCACTTCTCTATTCAGTTGACATGTCACCCAGAGTCTATGTGCCGCTCATCATTGCTTCATATGTTTCTGGTATTTCACATGCTACGTTACACACAGTAGCAACTTTTAGCCTCTCCTTCTGTGTATCCAATGAAATTAGACATGTCCTTTGTGATATTCCTCCACTTCTTGCTATCTCCTGTTTGGACATTCACATTAACCAGCTTCTACTCTTCTACGCCGTGAGTTCTATGGAGATATTCGCCATCCTGATTGTCCTAATCTCCTATGGTTTAATTTTGTTGGCCATTCTGAAGATGCATTCTGCTGAAGGAAGGCAAAAAGTGTTTTTCACTTGTGGCTGTCACCTAACTGGAGAGTCAGTTTACCAAGGAACAATCCTcttcatgtatatgagaccaagttcCAGCTATGCTTTGGATCATGACATGACAGCATCTATATTCTACACTATTGTGATTCCCATGGTGAATCCCATTatctacagtttgaggaacaaagatgtaaaagaagcaATAAGAAAAGTGTTTGGGAGAAATTGGTTTATcaataaagtatatttttaa